A stretch of the Streptomyces venezuelae genome encodes the following:
- a CDS encoding SRPBCC family protein, with amino-acid sequence MAGQFEATVEIDRPIGEVFAYLADGRNDPEFSPRVQRIEKTPAGPTAVGTVFRSTVKDAGMTTRREFRITALEAPGLIRWAEVSKNLVTATEGGYDLEPLPGDRTRVRIHNLLEGHGIGKLLVGLALVAARRDAPAFGARIKAAVETS; translated from the coding sequence ATGGCAGGGCAGTTCGAGGCGACCGTCGAGATCGACCGGCCCATCGGGGAGGTGTTCGCCTACCTGGCCGACGGCCGCAACGACCCCGAGTTCAGCCCCCGCGTGCAGCGGATCGAGAAGACCCCGGCCGGCCCGACGGCCGTCGGCACCGTCTTCCGGAGCACCGTGAAGGACGCCGGCATGACGACCCGCCGCGAGTTCCGCATCACCGCCCTGGAGGCGCCCGGGCTGATCCGCTGGGCCGAGGTGTCCAAGAACCTGGTGACGGCCACCGAGGGCGGGTACGACCTGGAGCCGCTGCCCGGGGACCGGACCCGGGTCCGGATCCACAACCTGCTCGAAGGCCACGGGATCGGCAAGCTCCTGGTCGGCCTGGCACTCGTCGCCGCCCGCCGGGACGCCCCCGCGTTCGGCGCCCGGATCAAGGCGGCCGTCGAAACCTCGTGA